A stretch of the Cheilinus undulatus linkage group 11, ASM1832078v1, whole genome shotgun sequence genome encodes the following:
- the kcng1 gene encoding potassium voltage-gated channel subfamily G member 1 — protein sequence MTLLAGDGSDYDYSALSCASDTSLNAPPLQEEEAQKGAFYKRAQRAPELSTTHNDTLLSSARKLHAIINVGGLRYQLPWTTLEDFPLSRLGQLHLCSSFDEIMRICDDYDVTHNEFFFDRSPCAFRTILTFLRAGKLRSLREMCALSFREELLYWGVPEESLEWCCRRRLLQRMEEFEAMERAEEEEELLEDLDSGQREHVAESRLSQCMGKLRDMVERPHSGLPGKIFACLSVLFVTITAINLSISTMPAMREEEEAGTCSQMCYNIFIVETVCVAWFSLEFTLRFIQDRSKLTFLRQPLNLIDVVAILPYYITLLVDSTSKGEKRLGSGSSYLDKVGLVLRVLRALRILYVMRLARHSLGLQTLGLTARRCTREFGLLLLFLCVAIALYSPLLYLIENEMATTKEFTSIPATYWWAVITMTTVGYGDMVPRSIPGQVVALSSILSGILLMAFPVTSIFHTFSRSYVELKQEQQRLLQRRTHYLLRSRMAGLGSNLSLESDMLFPIGSPDGRDMDD from the exons ATGACCCTGCTGGCGGGCGATGGCTCCGACTACGACTACAGTGCCCTGAGCTGTGCCTCTGACACCTCCCTTAACGCACCTCCCCTTCAGGAGGAGGAGGCCCAGAAGGGTGCCTTCTACAAGAGGGCACAGCGGGCCCCTGAGCTCAGCACCACCCACAATGACACCCTCCTGTCCAGTGCCCGTAAACTCCACGCCATCATCAACGTGGGCGGCCTGCGGTACCAGCTGCCGTGGACCACCTTGGAGGATTTCCCCCTGTCCCGCCTGGGTCAGCTGCACCTCTGCAGCAGCTTTGATGAGATCATGCGTATCTGCGACGACTATGACGTCACTCACAACGAGTTCTTCTTCGACCGCAGCCCCTGTGCCTTCAGGACCATCCTGACCTTCCTGCGGGCGGGGAAGCTGCGCTCCCTCAGAGAGATGTGCGCCCTCTCCTTCAGAGAGGAGCTGCTCTACTGGGGCGTCCCTGAGGAGAGCTTAGAGTGGTGCTGCCGCCGGCGCCTTCTGCAGCGCATGGAGGAGTTTGAGGCGATGGAGCgggctgaggaggaggaggagctgctgGAGGACTTGGACAGTGGTCAAAGGGAGCACGTAGCTGAGTCCAGGCTCAGTCAGTGTATGGGCAAGCTGAGAGACATGGTGGAGAGGCCACACTCAGGCCTGCCAGGGAAGATCTTTGCCTGTTTGTCAGTGCTGTTTGTCACTATCACTGCCATCAACCTGTCCATCAGCACCATGCCTGCcatgagggaggaggaggaggcg GGCACGTGCTCCCAGATGTGCTACAACATCTTCATTGTGGAGACTGTATGTGTGGCCTGGTTCTCCTTGGAGTTCACCCTGCGCTTCATTCAGGATCGCAGTAAGCTGACCTTCCTCCGGCAGCCCCTAAACCTGATCGATGTGGTGGCCATCCTGCCCTACTACATCACCCTGCTGGTGGACAGCACCTCCAAAGGGGAGAAGCGTCTGGGATCAGGGAGCAGCTACTTGGACAAAGTTGGCTTAGTGCTGCGTGTCCTCAGAGCCCTGAGGATCCTGTATGTGATGCGCCTGGCTCGCCACTCTCTGGGCCTGCAGACTCTGGGTCTGACCGCACGCCGCTGCACACGAGAGTTTGGACTGctgctcctctttctctgcgTGGCCATCGCACTGTACTCCCCTCTGCTCTACTTGATAGAGAACGAAATGGCCACAACGAAGGAGTTCACCAGCATCCCTGCAACTTACTGGTGGGCTGTCATCACCATGACAACAGTGGGGTACGGGGACATGGTGCCTAGGAGCATCCCGGGCCAGGTGGTGGCTCTGAGCAGCATCCTGAGTGGGATCCTCCTCATGGCCTTCCCCGTCACCTCCATCTTCCACACCTTCTCTCGCTCCTACGTGGAGCTGaagcaggagcagcagaggctgctgCAGCGGAGGACTCACTACCTGTTGCGGAGCCGCATGGCCGGCCTTGGCAGCAACCTCTCCTTAGAGAGCGACATGCTGTTTCCTATTGGCTCACCTGATGGCAGAGACATGGACGACTGA